The Mucilaginibacter yixingensis genome window below encodes:
- a CDS encoding bile acid:sodium symporter family protein, with product MSQSTKTLLHKIFVVLTLLALLAFITTAFIRGVASGGPLLIGAFISLAIAFAFKDELKNLTFTIAIFAAVSTAMYYPQYFQQWGSLKLAALITPLLQIIMFGMGTSMSLHDFAGVLKNPRGVFIGVTAHFIIMPLIGFTLSQVSGFPPEIAAGMVLIGCCPNGTASNVISYLAKANLALSVTITAVSTLLSPLLTPLLMHLLAGKLVAIDVQNMMWDIMKMVIFPIIAGLIFNHFLHGRAKWLDKAMPVVSMTGIALIVTVITAAGRDSLLNIGPLLILLVLIHNLAGYTLGYWSGRLFRMPERDCRTMAIEVGMQNGGMASGLAKAMGKIATVGLAPAVFGPLMNITGSTLASWWHRKPIDAGADDATEEPIAEMV from the coding sequence ATGTCTCAGTCAACAAAAACACTCCTTCATAAAATATTTGTCGTTTTAACGCTATTGGCGTTACTGGCCTTTATCACAACAGCATTTATACGTGGTGTAGCGTCTGGCGGCCCGCTTTTAATTGGTGCGTTTATAAGCCTGGCCATTGCGTTTGCTTTTAAGGACGAACTGAAGAATCTTACCTTTACCATTGCCATTTTTGCGGCGGTTTCAACAGCGATGTATTATCCGCAATACTTTCAGCAGTGGGGTAGTTTAAAGCTGGCTGCGCTGATTACGCCGTTGCTGCAGATCATCATGTTTGGTATGGGCACCTCTATGAGCCTGCATGATTTTGCCGGCGTATTGAAGAACCCGCGGGGCGTGTTTATTGGCGTTACGGCGCATTTCATCATTATGCCGCTCATCGGCTTCACACTCTCGCAGGTTAGTGGTTTTCCGCCTGAAATTGCGGCTGGGATGGTGTTGATTGGCTGCTGTCCAAATGGTACGGCATCAAACGTTATTTCTTATCTGGCCAAAGCAAATCTGGCTTTATCGGTAACCATTACGGCTGTTTCTACCTTGTTATCACCTTTGCTTACACCGTTGCTGATGCATTTGCTGGCTGGCAAACTGGTAGCTATTGACGTACAGAATATGATGTGGGATATCATGAAAATGGTGATCTTCCCAATCATCGCCGGATTGATCTTTAATCATTTTCTACACGGTCGTGCCAAATGGCTGGACAAAGCCATGCCTGTGGTATCTATGACTGGTATTGCTTTGATTGTTACCGTAATTACAGCGGCTGGCAGAGATAGCTTGTTGAATATCGGTCCGCTGTTAATCTTACTGGTGCTCATTCATAATCTGGCCGGCTACACATTGGGTTATTGGTCTGGCAGACTATTTAGAATGCCTGAGCGCGATTGCCGTACCATGGCTATAGAAGTAGGCATGCAAAACGGAGGAATGGCATCTGGCTTAGCCAAAGCCATGGGAAAAATTGCTACTGTTGGTTTGGCACCTGCCGTATTTGGCCCGTTGATGAATATCACCGGTTCAACCTTAGCCAGCTGGTGGCACCGTAAACCGATAGATGCAGGGGCGGACGATGCTACTGAAGAGCCTATAGCCGAAATGGTGTAG
- a CDS encoding type IX secretion system membrane protein PorP/SprF, with translation MKKRILLGMILIIVAIQAKAQQDAQLSQYLFNGIYINPAYSGYKADLYAQSYFRSQWVGIKGAPVSYAVAADGSFKDDHVGLGLTLASDKIGAQSSFTAYFNYAYRIQIGDDENSRLSFGLAGGFVQLGLDGTKLNAIQDNDQSVPVTYQSTIVPDVNFGVFYGNNNYFFGLSATNLLAKYAGKNRESTTIAPIPQPHFYLTGGALIPLNDYDGMMLKPVVLIKDDTKGPTTIDLDAIMIMNERLSIGAFYRSSFKLYPKPALQNDLPPQGAFGALAEFFATPNIRIGYSYDHQLNALGSYTSGSHEISLGFYFGRSGNGNSSEDYSRRCYKF, from the coding sequence ATGAAAAAGAGAATTTTATTAGGGATGATACTGATAATTGTCGCCATACAAGCTAAGGCCCAACAAGACGCGCAATTAAGTCAGTACCTGTTTAACGGTATCTACATCAATCCTGCGTATTCGGGTTACAAAGCCGATCTGTATGCGCAGTCGTACTTTCGTTCGCAATGGGTGGGTATAAAGGGAGCACCTGTAAGCTATGCTGTTGCGGCTGATGGTTCTTTTAAAGATGACCATGTTGGTTTAGGCCTTACATTGGCCAGCGATAAAATTGGTGCACAAAGCTCATTTACCGCCTATTTTAACTACGCCTATCGGATACAGATAGGTGATGATGAAAACTCGAGACTGTCATTTGGTTTAGCTGGCGGCTTTGTTCAGTTAGGATTAGACGGCACTAAACTGAACGCTATCCAGGATAACGATCAATCTGTCCCGGTGACCTATCAAAGCACCATTGTGCCCGACGTTAATTTTGGCGTTTTTTACGGTAATAATAATTATTTCTTTGGGTTGTCGGCTACTAATCTGCTCGCCAAATATGCAGGCAAAAATCGCGAAAGCACAACCATTGCCCCTATTCCGCAGCCGCATTTTTATCTAACCGGCGGTGCACTGATTCCGTTAAATGACTATGATGGCATGATGCTGAAACCGGTAGTTTTGATAAAGGATGATACCAAAGGGCCTACAACTATTGATCTGGACGCTATTATGATTATGAACGAACGACTGTCTATCGGCGCGTTCTATCGTTCATCATTTAAACTCTATCCCAAACCCGCATTGCAAAACGATTTACCGCCCCAGGGAGCATTTGGTGCACTGGCAGAGTTTTTTGCTACGCCCAATATTCGCATTGGTTACTCGTACGATCATCAGTTAAACGCCTTAGGAAGTTATACCAGTGGTTCGCACGAGATCTCTTTAGGATTCTATTTCGGTCGATCGGGCAATGGCAACAGCAGCGAAGATTACAGCAGACGTTGCTATAAATTTTAA
- a CDS encoding gliding motility-associated C-terminal domain-containing protein, with protein MLKRIGIVWMIALLQQSLCGLAFASPHKAFADDQTRTIQQGSSVTLTANAPPGDPPPAAYQWVKDGLPISGAIRKDLVVSSAGRYQVVLYNADGCESKQSDGVNILEAPPNIYADMAIDVKDVRSSDNLDDPFKYVISIKNNGKDDATSVKVQDQLPNEIQLQQLIAPLKGDASVSGKNITWNIGQVKVGETADLSMIVKALKTGTITNAANVSATEPDPVLANNTDNVTTIVTELVIPNVFTPNGDNVNDTFVIPGLDTYPGNELTIVNRWDATVYRKVNYKNDWTGDGLNEGTYFYILKVKQPTGSWSIYKGYVTLLRARQ; from the coding sequence ATGCTGAAAAGGATTGGGATAGTTTGGATGATTGCATTGTTGCAACAAAGCCTTTGCGGACTGGCATTTGCCAGCCCGCATAAGGCATTTGCAGACGATCAGACACGCACTATCCAGCAGGGAAGCAGCGTAACGCTTACCGCCAACGCTCCGCCTGGTGATCCTCCTCCGGCCGCTTATCAATGGGTAAAAGACGGCCTGCCAATCAGCGGGGCTATCCGCAAAGATTTAGTGGTGAGCAGCGCAGGCCGTTATCAGGTAGTGTTATATAATGCCGATGGCTGCGAGTCAAAGCAATCAGACGGCGTAAACATTTTGGAGGCCCCTCCTAATATTTATGCAGACATGGCCATTGATGTGAAGGATGTGCGCTCGTCTGATAACCTGGACGATCCCTTTAAATACGTCATCAGCATCAAAAACAATGGTAAGGACGACGCCACATCGGTTAAGGTACAAGATCAGCTGCCCAACGAGATACAATTGCAACAATTGATTGCGCCATTAAAGGGCGATGCATCGGTATCGGGCAAAAACATTACCTGGAATATAGGTCAGGTAAAAGTGGGCGAAACTGCCGACCTGAGTATGATTGTTAAAGCGCTCAAAACCGGTACCATCACCAACGCGGCCAACGTAAGCGCGACAGAGCCTGATCCGGTACTGGCAAATAACACAGATAACGTAACTACGATTGTAACCGAACTGGTTATTCCCAACGTGTTTACGCCCAATGGAGATAACGTTAACGACACCTTTGTTATCCCCGGGCTGGATACTTACCCCGGCAACGAGCTAACCATAGTAAACCGATGGGATGCAACAGTTTACCGCAAAGTAAACTACAAAAACGACTGGACAGGTGACGGGTTGAACGAAGGCACCTATTTCTACATACTGAAAGTAAAGCAGCCTACCGGTAGCTGGAGCATTTATAAAGGATATGTAACACTGCTGCGTGCGCGGCAATAA
- a CDS encoding 30S ribosomal protein THX, whose protein sequence is MGKGDKKTKKGKIAMGSYGKKRSHSAQKKVKAPVKATAEK, encoded by the coding sequence ATGGGAAAAGGCGATAAAAAAACCAAGAAAGGTAAGATTGCCATGGGGTCTTATGGCAAAAAAAGATCACATTCGGCTCAGAAAAAGGTTAAAGCACCAGTTAAAGCCACAGCCGAAAAGTAA
- a CDS encoding DUF4126 family protein — translation MENCQTDRFYTQAAILGIVAGMRAMSAPAIAAKMLTRAAVAGNTDQVPAFLQSGAVNTALSLLAIAEYVGDKLPNAPNRTATPGIIARCVTGALSGAAICKVNKRNALVGALIGSGTALASTFGCFYLRKSLVQNSCLPDPTIGAMEDALVMSTGLALVSLV, via the coding sequence GTGGAAAATTGCCAAACAGATAGATTCTATACCCAGGCAGCCATTTTGGGTATAGTGGCAGGCATGAGGGCTATGTCTGCCCCCGCCATTGCTGCAAAGATGCTAACCCGGGCAGCCGTGGCGGGCAATACAGATCAGGTGCCCGCTTTCCTGCAATCTGGGGCCGTTAATACAGCGTTATCTTTACTGGCCATTGCCGAGTATGTTGGCGATAAGTTGCCAAATGCACCCAACAGAACCGCCACGCCGGGGATAATTGCACGCTGCGTTACCGGAGCACTGTCTGGTGCTGCAATTTGCAAAGTAAATAAGCGTAATGCTCTTGTTGGGGCATTAATTGGCTCTGGTACCGCACTAGCTTCTACATTCGGGTGCTTTTATCTGCGTAAAAGTCTGGTACAAAATAGTTGTCTGCCAGATCCAACCATTGGTGCAATGGAAGATGCGCTGGTAATGAGCACGGGTTTAGCATTGGTTTCGTTGGTTTAA
- a CDS encoding TetR/AcrR family transcriptional regulator, with protein sequence MSISSVSDQQDIKREKILEASYQRFLHYGYSKTTMNEIAGDLSMSKALLYYYFPDKSQLYVAVMRKLCQEFIKTLTARVAKSVDLLEAFKAQIDTHHEFMVTNYNFFDFFRLNEQNIPATIWEIIGEIHQSEIEQLSSMMLLEAGKGKIKPVEDAPGLVDLILDALHGVRVRSMSHKKTGFPLKEHLEEIYQKRLVLVDIFVKGLTV encoded by the coding sequence ATGAGCATTAGTTCCGTCAGCGATCAACAGGATATTAAACGCGAAAAAATTCTAGAAGCATCATACCAGCGCTTTCTGCATTATGGTTATTCAAAAACAACCATGAATGAAATAGCAGGCGATTTATCAATGTCAAAAGCATTGCTTTATTATTATTTCCCGGATAAGAGCCAGTTGTACGTTGCAGTAATGCGCAAGCTTTGCCAGGAGTTTATTAAAACGTTGACTGCCCGCGTTGCTAAATCAGTTGATTTGCTGGAGGCTTTTAAGGCGCAAATTGATACTCACCATGAGTTTATGGTGACGAATTATAATTTCTTCGACTTTTTCAGACTGAACGAACAGAACATTCCGGCAACTATCTGGGAGATTATTGGCGAAATTCATCAATCAGAGATTGAACAGCTGAGTAGCATGATGTTGCTGGAGGCCGGTAAAGGCAAAATTAAACCGGTTGAAGATGCACCTGGTTTGGTAGACCTGATTCTTGATGCTTTGCATGGTGTAAGGGTAAGATCGATGTCGCACAAAAAGACAGGTTTTCCGTTGAAAGAGCATTTGGAAGAGATCTATCAAAAACGTTTAGTATTGGTAGATATTTTTGTAAAAGGGCTCACCGTTTAA
- a CDS encoding OsmC family protein gives MGITNIEPKIIATTRSVINRTQYQTTITGGKHTIIADEPEEVGGTDTGMSPYELLLASLSSCTAITLQMYINRKMWVVEEIIIDQQLYINEGFTLITSNLTFKGDLTDEQKKRLEVIAEKCPVHKILTGEVKIETRIM, from the coding sequence ATGGGCATCACCAACATCGAACCAAAAATTATAGCCACAACGCGCTCGGTAATCAACCGCACGCAATATCAAACTACTATAACCGGTGGTAAACACACCATTATTGCCGATGAACCCGAGGAGGTTGGTGGTACCGATACGGGTATGTCGCCCTATGAGCTTTTATTGGCCAGTCTGAGCAGTTGCACGGCTATTACCCTGCAAATGTACATTAACCGTAAAATGTGGGTTGTGGAGGAAATTATTATTGACCAACAACTGTACATCAACGAGGGATTTACGCTCATTACCAGCAACCTGACTTTTAAAGGTGACCTAACAGATGAGCAGAAAAAGCGCCTGGAAGTTATCGCAGAGAAATGCCCCGTACACAAGATACTGACCGGCGAGGTTAAAATAGAAACCCGCATAATGTAA
- a CDS encoding nucleoside recognition domain-containing protein, with the protein MALNYIWVAFFIIAFFIALIKLIFLGDTTVFSQLVDGMFSSSKTAVMDIALPLTGAMALWLGIMNIAERAGGIRLLSRIVGPFFSRLFPEVPKDHPAVGQMLMNFSANLLGLDNAATPLGLKAIASLQELNPDKETASNAEIMFLVLHTSGLQLLPVTIIAQRAILNAHNPTDVFIPCIIGTYVATLAGILVVAFKQKINLLDKVVLTWLGGMTAFITLVVYYFSQLPPATIQKVSGIVSPLLLFTIPVVFIIGGLIKKINIFSAFIDGAQTAFETSIKIIPYLVAMLVGISVFRTCGAMDYMNDGFRWLVSRASLDTRFVDAMPVAYLKPLSGSGSKAMMIDTMKTYGPDSFAGRLGCIFNGSADTTFYIVALYFGSVGIKNSRYAIPAGLIADLAGIIAAILVAYLFFGRMH; encoded by the coding sequence ATGGCGTTAAATTATATCTGGGTTGCATTCTTTATTATCGCGTTTTTTATTGCCCTGATCAAATTGATCTTTCTGGGCGATACTACCGTCTTTAGTCAGTTGGTTGATGGGATGTTCAGCTCGTCAAAAACCGCAGTAATGGATATAGCCCTGCCGCTTACCGGTGCCATGGCGCTTTGGCTGGGCATTATGAATATTGCCGAGCGTGCTGGTGGTATCCGCTTGCTTTCGCGTATTGTGGGCCCGTTTTTCAGTCGCCTGTTTCCGGAAGTACCTAAAGATCACCCGGCCGTCGGACAAATGCTGATGAACTTTTCGGCCAATCTGTTGGGCCTTGATAACGCCGCTACCCCGCTCGGATTGAAAGCCATAGCCAGCCTTCAAGAATTAAACCCAGACAAAGAAACCGCCAGCAATGCAGAGATCATGTTCCTGGTGTTACATACTTCAGGTTTGCAACTGCTGCCGGTAACTATCATAGCCCAAAGAGCTATTTTAAATGCCCATAATCCTACTGATGTATTTATTCCCTGTATTATTGGCACCTATGTGGCTACGTTAGCTGGTATTTTGGTGGTAGCCTTTAAACAAAAGATTAACCTGCTGGACAAAGTGGTACTAACCTGGCTGGGTGGGATGACGGCTTTTATCACCCTAGTGGTTTACTATTTTTCTCAGCTTCCTCCTGCTACTATACAGAAAGTATCCGGCATAGTTAGTCCGCTGCTTTTGTTTACCATACCCGTGGTTTTTATTATTGGCGGATTAATCAAAAAGATCAACATATTTTCGGCTTTTATTGATGGTGCACAAACCGCGTTTGAAACATCCATAAAAATTATCCCCTACCTGGTGGCCATGTTGGTAGGCATCAGCGTTTTCAGAACCTGTGGTGCCATGGATTATATGAACGATGGCTTCAGATGGTTAGTTAGCCGTGCCAGTTTAGATACCCGTTTTGTAGACGCCATGCCGGTGGCTTATTTAAAACCATTAAGTGGATCGGGCTCAAAAGCAATGATGATTGATACCATGAAAACCTACGGGCCAGATAGCTTTGCGGGACGCCTGGGCTGCATCTTTAATGGCTCTGCCGATACCACTTTTTATATCGTAGCGCTTTACTTTGGCTCTGTCGGTATTAAAAACTCGCGTTATGCCATTCCCGCCGGTTTAATAGCCGATCTGGCTGGCATCATTGCCGCTATCTTAGTGGCTTATTTGTTTTTTGGCAGGATGCATTAA
- a CDS encoding DinB family protein produces MIAVVASVDDFLNRIEHHQLDWDLKPAPGKWSAKEVIGHLIDSAQINLHRFVRCTYEDSFSLIYLQDEWVATQHYQTADIEDLLQLWRLLNLQIQRVLDNYPTDRWLATCNNHTVEFISHDYLAHMVHHLKSITP; encoded by the coding sequence ATGATTGCTGTAGTTGCCTCTGTAGATGATTTTCTTAACCGCATTGAACATCACCAGTTAGATTGGGATTTGAAGCCGGCGCCGGGCAAATGGTCGGCCAAGGAGGTTATTGGGCATTTGATAGACAGCGCGCAAATTAATCTGCATCGTTTCGTGCGCTGTACTTATGAGGATAGCTTCTCCCTTATTTATTTGCAGGATGAATGGGTTGCAACACAGCATTATCAAACCGCAGATATAGAAGATTTACTGCAATTGTGGCGATTGCTTAATCTGCAGATTCAGCGGGTTCTGGATAACTATCCCACTGATAGATGGTTAGCAACCTGCAATAACCATACAGTCGAGTTTATCTCGCACGACTACCTGGCACACATGGTGCATCACTTGAAATCAATTACCCCCTAA
- a CDS encoding DinB family protein: MNPLSETWQIHNRINLYLLEAIGETHLKDVSASKGRTVGEQFAHIHNVRLMWLKASAPQLLEGLEKLEREQISKQLLHDNLAASANAIAALLEQSDGKIKGFKPNATAFLGYLISHESHHRGQIMLSLKQNGHMVDKKTQFGLWEWGVR; this comes from the coding sequence ATGAACCCGCTTAGTGAAACCTGGCAGATCCACAATCGCATTAACCTGTACCTCTTGGAGGCGATTGGCGAAACTCATCTCAAAGACGTATCGGCGTCAAAGGGCCGTACCGTGGGTGAGCAGTTTGCGCATATCCATAACGTCAGACTGATGTGGCTCAAAGCATCAGCCCCTCAATTACTGGAGGGTTTGGAGAAATTGGAAAGAGAGCAGATCTCAAAACAGCTATTGCATGACAACCTAGCGGCGAGCGCCAATGCCATTGCGGCCTTGCTGGAACAATCAGACGGTAAAATAAAAGGCTTTAAACCAAATGCCACGGCGTTTCTGGGGTATCTTATCTCGCATGAGTCCCACCATCGGGGGCAGATCATGCTATCGTTAAAACAAAACGGACACATGGTAGATAAGAAAACTCAATTCGGCCTGTGGGAGTGGGGCGTCCGGTAG
- a CDS encoding OsmC family protein — translation MKIINSPQLNIMAATIKLSRVSDDFGFEATDGNGHVVKMDTSPESGGKDFGVRPMQMLLMGLAGCSAIDVISILKKQRQDVKDYKMVVNGDRQAGVEPSLWEDVNIEFHLYGDIDEDKAKRAAELSVDKYCSVAATLKKAGAGVNWQVFVHPAEEK, via the coding sequence ATGAAAATTATAAATTCGCCACAACTTAATATTATGGCTGCTACTATAAAACTATCCCGCGTAAGCGATGATTTTGGCTTTGAAGCTACAGATGGAAATGGACATGTTGTGAAAATGGATACCAGCCCCGAAAGCGGCGGTAAAGACTTTGGCGTGCGCCCTATGCAAATGCTGCTAATGGGTTTGGCAGGCTGTTCTGCCATTGACGTGATCAGTATCCTGAAGAAACAACGTCAGGACGTGAAAGATTACAAGATGGTAGTAAACGGTGATCGCCAGGCTGGGGTAGAACCTTCGCTGTGGGAAGATGTGAACATTGAGTTTCACCTTTATGGCGATATTGACGAAGATAAAGCTAAACGTGCTGCCGAGCTATCGGTAGATAAATATTGCTCTGTTGCCGCCACTCTGAAAAAGGCTGGTGCAGGAGTTAACTGGCAGGTGTTTGTTCATCCTGCTGAAGAAAAGTAA
- a CDS encoding OmpA family protein, whose product MKTTSKSKKTTLLVAALMAGTQLFAQSTDTLNTTNYVRPFSPESSFRTWSIGVHAGSVSGYTPFRGKDDWHTDNIKLGYGAYIKKQILPSWGIQANFFRGQLAGTDPAGTSGYTRFETDINYAADLSAVFTLANINWRHQQGVIQPYLMAGGGFTGYKPHLYTANGTERTVTSIKNGGSISEFYIPVGFGLKFNVGQGINIDMGYQVNFMNSDNIDGYTYANNFDKFSYGHIGLEFALGKSSKPQLATHNPVASMRTEYLMKTNALQGELAAERARNEKMRNDVAAAEAANSTRIAELNAKLDKFTADSDGDGVPDFYDKCPNTPPGTKVDGSGCPLVITRVVVTEADRKVVKEAINNLEFDFGKATIRPHSFPSLDRVAELLINKNFSLKLAGHTDDVGSDDANMKLSKDRAESIKSYLVSKGANPSRIEATGYGETQPIASNKTAAGRQKNRRVEFTLF is encoded by the coding sequence ATGAAAACTACATCTAAATCTAAAAAAACAACACTACTCGTTGCCGCACTGATGGCTGGTACGCAACTTTTCGCACAGTCGACAGACACATTAAACACAACTAATTATGTACGCCCGTTCTCGCCGGAAAGCTCATTCCGCACCTGGTCCATCGGTGTGCATGCGGGTAGCGTATCTGGTTACACCCCGTTTCGTGGTAAAGACGATTGGCATACCGATAACATTAAATTGGGCTATGGTGCTTACATAAAAAAACAAATTCTGCCCTCATGGGGTATCCAGGCCAATTTTTTCAGAGGACAATTAGCAGGAACTGATCCTGCTGGTACCAGTGGCTACACTCGCTTTGAAACAGACATTAACTACGCAGCCGATCTGAGCGCAGTGTTTACGCTGGCTAACATCAACTGGCGCCATCAGCAGGGGGTGATTCAGCCTTATTTGATGGCTGGCGGTGGTTTTACCGGTTATAAACCTCATTTATACACAGCTAACGGCACGGAGCGTACAGTTACAAGCATTAAAAATGGCGGCAGCATCAGCGAGTTTTATATCCCGGTAGGGTTTGGGCTTAAGTTCAATGTTGGTCAAGGCATAAACATTGACATGGGCTACCAGGTGAACTTTATGAATAGCGATAACATTGACGGCTATACTTACGCCAATAACTTTGATAAGTTCTCTTACGGTCATATCGGCTTAGAGTTTGCCTTGGGTAAAAGCTCAAAACCTCAGTTAGCTACGCATAACCCGGTAGCATCTATGCGCACCGAGTACCTGATGAAAACTAATGCGCTACAAGGCGAGTTGGCTGCAGAGCGGGCCCGCAATGAGAAAATGCGCAACGATGTAGCCGCAGCAGAAGCAGCTAATAGCACCCGTATTGCTGAGCTAAACGCCAAACTAGATAAGTTTACCGCCGATAGCGATGGCGACGGTGTGCCTGATTTTTACGACAAATGTCCGAACACGCCTCCAGGCACTAAAGTTGACGGCTCTGGTTGTCCGCTTGTAATCACCCGTGTGGTAGTTACCGAAGCTGACCGTAAAGTGGTAAAAGAAGCCATTAATAACCTTGAATTTGACTTTGGTAAAGCAACTATTCGCCCGCATTCTTTCCCAAGTCTTGATAGAGTTGCAGAGCTGTTGATCAATAAAAACTTTAGCTTGAAATTGGCAGGTCACACCGATGATGTGGGTTCTGATGATGCTAACATGAAGTTGTCAAAAGATCGCGCCGAGTCTATCAAATCATACCTGGTAAGTAAAGGCGCAAACCCATCGCGCATTGAAGCTACCGGCTATGGCGAAACGCAGCCAATTGCCAGCAACAAAACCGCTGCCGGTCGCCAGAAAAATCGCAGGGTAGAGTTTACTCTGTTTTAA
- a CDS encoding SRPBCC domain-containing protein has protein sequence MKDYKKYYIIPAEPAEVYAAITNPVTMELWTGEPAQMSTEPGTEFSMWDGSIIGKNLEFEPDKKVVQQWYFDGEPAESIVTIKLHADKQGTSAELRHTNIPDADYDDFVTGWNDYYFGALQDFFSF, from the coding sequence TTGAAAGATTACAAAAAATATTACATCATCCCTGCAGAGCCAGCCGAGGTTTATGCTGCTATTACCAACCCGGTAACTATGGAGTTATGGACAGGTGAGCCAGCGCAGATGAGCACCGAGCCCGGCACCGAATTTTCTATGTGGGATGGTAGCATTATTGGTAAAAACCTGGAGTTTGAACCAGATAAAAAAGTGGTGCAACAATGGTACTTTGATGGTGAACCTGCCGAATCTATTGTGACCATTAAACTGCATGCCGATAAACAAGGTACTTCTGCCGAGTTAAGACACACTAACATCCCCGATGCTGATTATGATGATTTTGTAACCGGCTGGAATGATTACTATTTTGGCGCCTTGCAGGATTTCTTTTCCTTCTAA
- a CDS encoding bifunctional nuclease family protein — MKKIKLDIVGLSYSQTQSGAYALVLGEVGGRRRLPIIIGSFEAQAIAIEIEKMTPSRPLTHDLFKSFAQAYHIQIQEVIIYNLVDGIFYSKLICSDGKKIAEIDARTSDAIAMAVRFDCPINTYEFILSTAGIVIEGNEFAYLENFNDPQEEKAVSTTTGNYSNVSTDELKAMLQEALTDEQYEKAAKIRDELNKRKES, encoded by the coding sequence ATGAAAAAAATTAAGCTCGACATTGTAGGTCTCTCCTACAGTCAGACACAGTCGGGCGCTTATGCTTTGGTTTTGGGCGAAGTTGGCGGTCGCCGCCGCCTGCCGATAATTATTGGCAGCTTTGAGGCGCAGGCTATCGCTATAGAGATAGAAAAGATGACGCCAAGCCGTCCGCTTACGCATGATCTTTTTAAAAGCTTCGCGCAAGCATATCATATCCAGATCCAGGAAGTAATTATTTATAACCTGGTTGATGGTATCTTCTATTCAAAACTAATCTGCTCAGACGGTAAAAAGATTGCCGAAATTGACGCTCGCACGTCAGACGCTATTGCTATGGCTGTGCGTTTTGACTGCCCTATCAATACTTACGAGTTTATTCTATCTACCGCAGGTATTGTAATAGAAGGCAATGAGTTTGCTTACCTGGAGAACTTTAACGATCCACAGGAAGAAAAAGCAGTTTCTACAACCACCGGCAACTACAGTAACGTGAGTACCGACGAGCTGAAGGCCATGTTGCAGGAAGCACTTACAGACGAACAGTATGAAAAAGCGGCGAAGATTCGCGACGAGCTGAATAAGCGAAAAGAAAGTTAA